One genomic region from Sulfuriflexus mobilis encodes:
- the fliG gene encoding flagellar motor switch protein FliG, with translation MPDEALVAVESNLNGVERAAVFLLSLGEDRASEVLKHMGPKEVQALGAAMADLANVSKREVTTVLSEFITIAEDQTALGIGNDEYIRNMLTNALGTDKANGIIDRILFGKNSKGLEQLKWMDARQTAELIRVEHPQIIAIILAYLDNDQSAEVLSMLPENMRLDIMMRVASLDGIQPNALSELNDIMEKQFLGENTSSIKSSSVGGVKAAADILNVMETSIENDIMDKMKEVDADLSQAILDNMFVFANLSEIDDRGIQSLLRETSTDNLVTALKGADTTLKEKVFKNMSKRAGEMLRDDLESKGPVRLSEVEEAQKEIIAIARRMTESGEISLGGKGDEFVS, from the coding sequence ATGCCGGATGAAGCCTTAGTTGCGGTTGAGAGTAATCTTAACGGCGTAGAACGAGCCGCCGTTTTCCTGTTGTCCCTGGGTGAGGACCGCGCCTCCGAGGTGCTCAAGCATATGGGGCCGAAGGAGGTGCAGGCACTGGGTGCGGCCATGGCCGACCTGGCGAATGTCTCCAAGCGTGAGGTCACTACTGTCCTTTCTGAATTTATAACGATTGCCGAAGACCAGACCGCATTGGGTATCGGTAATGATGAGTACATCCGTAACATGCTCACCAATGCCCTCGGTACCGACAAGGCCAATGGCATTATTGACCGCATCCTGTTTGGCAAGAACAGCAAAGGTCTTGAGCAGTTGAAGTGGATGGATGCGCGCCAGACGGCAGAGTTAATTCGTGTCGAGCATCCACAAATCATTGCTATTATTCTTGCCTACCTCGATAACGATCAGTCCGCCGAGGTTCTGTCCATGTTGCCCGAGAATATGCGTCTGGATATCATGATGCGCGTCGCCTCGCTGGATGGTATACAACCGAATGCCCTGAGCGAACTCAACGATATCATGGAAAAACAATTTCTTGGTGAGAATACCAGCAGTATCAAGTCTTCCAGTGTTGGTGGCGTCAAGGCCGCGGCAGATATACTCAATGTCATGGAGACGTCGATCGAAAATGACATTATGGATAAGATGAAGGAAGTCGATGCAGACCTGAGTCAGGCCATTCTCGATAATATGTTTGTCTTTGCCAACCTCTCGGAAATAGACGACCGTGGTATTCAGTCATTGTTGCGTGAGACCTCTACCGACAACCTGGTGACGGCCCTGAAGGGTGCCGATACAACCCTGAAAGAAAAGGTCTTCAAGAATATGTCCAAACGTGCCGGCGAAATGCTGCGTGATGACCTGGAGTCAAAAGGCCCTGTGCGTCTCAGTGAGGTGGAAGAGGCACAAAAGGAAATTATTGCCATTGCGCGTCGCATGACCGAGTCCGGCGAGATATCACTGGGAGGCAAGGGTGATGAGTTCGTCTCCTAA